Proteins encoded in a region of the Bacteroidota bacterium genome:
- a CDS encoding efflux RND transporter permease subunit: protein MTLYTLSIRRPVLATVFSLVIVLFGTLAYVNLGVREYPAVDPPIISVSTSYRGANAEVIAAQITEPLEERINGVEGIRTLTSISRDGRSTITVEFALGADLERAANDVRDRVSQAVGALPPDADPPRVSKADADGDPIVFLNIASDERELLELSAIAEDLFKERLQTIAGVARVDIWGDKRYAMRLWLDPAKLAAYQLTPLDVQRALTTQNVELPTGRIEGDNVELTVRMMGQVQTPEAFEDLIVKRTGDQLVRLGDVGRAELGAENERTVLMRDGTPMVGVVLRPLPGANYIAIVDEFYARVETIRPDLPPDLRLGIGFDQTTQIRDSVAEVRQTIFLALALVLLVIFLFLRDWRSTVVPIVVIPIALIGAFGVMALFGFSINVLTLLALVLAIGLVVDDAIVVLENIYAKIEEGYDPIQAGIRGTKEIFFAVVATTLALVSVLLPIVFLPGLTGRLFREFGLVLMGAVVISSFVALTLTPMLATKLLKKRDVQPWFYRKTEPFFERLTDGYRRLLDGFVARRWAAPVTMALALGLTVLFFQTLPSELAPLEDRSNLRAFATAPEGATFEYMERYVGDLIDVVEREVPEVDALITVTSPGFGGGSSVNSAFARIRLVPPSERERSQQEIASALSSAVRSLPAARTFISQEQTISVGRGGGQPVQYVLQAPNLAKLEAVLPAFMERAQQDPAFAFVNVNLKFTKPELRVEIDRARAEKVGVSVLDVAQTLQYALSESRLGYFVANGQQYQVIAQVDRADRDETVDLTSLSVRASNGDPIPLDGLVTVSEASTPPQLFRTDRFLSATVSASLADGVPLADGLAAMDAIAADVLDASFSTTLSGQSRDLAESSGGIAFVFVLALLLIYLVLAAQFESFRDPFTILLTVPLALAGALLALWYFNQSLNLFSQIGLVMLIGLVTKNAILIVEFANQRRAAGRTIHEAALDAAAARFRPILMTAASTVLGVLPIALALGAGAESRMPMGIAIIGGLLIGTALTLFVIPAVYPALTRKTLAPAIEEAVHLNERGGPAGDGLDAPMPDVAAAESSR from the coding sequence ATGACCCTCTACACCCTTTCGATCCGGCGGCCGGTCCTCGCGACGGTCTTCTCGCTCGTCATCGTCCTCTTCGGGACGCTGGCGTATGTCAACCTCGGCGTGCGCGAGTACCCCGCCGTCGATCCGCCGATCATCTCCGTATCCACGAGCTACCGGGGAGCCAACGCCGAGGTCATCGCGGCGCAGATCACCGAGCCGCTGGAGGAGCGCATCAACGGCGTCGAGGGCATCCGCACGCTCACCTCGATCTCGCGCGACGGGCGCTCCACTATCACCGTCGAGTTCGCACTCGGAGCCGACCTCGAACGCGCGGCCAACGACGTGCGCGACCGCGTCAGCCAGGCGGTCGGCGCGCTGCCGCCGGACGCCGACCCGCCGCGCGTCTCGAAGGCCGACGCCGACGGCGACCCCATCGTCTTTCTGAACATCGCCAGCGACGAGCGCGAGTTGCTCGAACTGTCCGCCATTGCCGAGGACCTGTTCAAGGAGCGCCTGCAGACGATTGCGGGCGTGGCGCGGGTGGATATCTGGGGCGACAAGCGCTACGCGATGCGCCTCTGGCTCGACCCCGCCAAGCTGGCCGCCTACCAGCTCACGCCGCTCGACGTGCAGCGTGCGCTCACGACGCAGAACGTGGAACTGCCGACGGGCCGCATCGAGGGCGACAACGTAGAGCTGACCGTGCGGATGATGGGGCAGGTGCAGACGCCCGAGGCGTTTGAGGACCTCATCGTCAAGCGCACCGGCGACCAACTCGTGCGGCTCGGCGACGTTGGGCGTGCGGAGTTGGGCGCGGAGAACGAGCGGACGGTGCTCATGCGCGACGGCACGCCGATGGTCGGCGTGGTGCTGCGCCCGCTGCCCGGCGCGAACTACATCGCCATCGTGGACGAGTTCTACGCCCGCGTGGAGACCATCCGCCCCGACCTCCCGCCCGACCTCCGGCTCGGCATCGGCTTCGACCAGACGACGCAGATCCGCGACTCCGTCGCCGAGGTGCGGCAGACCATCTTCCTCGCGCTCGCGCTCGTCCTGCTCGTCATCTTCCTCTTCCTGCGCGACTGGCGCAGCACCGTCGTTCCCATCGTCGTCATCCCGATTGCGCTCATCGGAGCATTCGGCGTGATGGCGCTCTTCGGCTTCTCGATCAACGTGCTCACGCTGCTCGCGCTCGTGCTCGCCATCGGGCTCGTCGTGGACGACGCGATCGTGGTGCTGGAGAACATCTATGCGAAGATCGAGGAAGGCTACGACCCAATCCAGGCGGGCATTCGCGGCACGAAAGAGATCTTCTTCGCCGTCGTCGCGACGACGCTCGCGCTGGTGTCGGTGCTCTTGCCCATCGTCTTCCTGCCGGGGCTGACGGGCCGCCTCTTCCGCGAGTTCGGCCTCGTGCTGATGGGCGCGGTCGTGATTTCGAGCTTCGTCGCGCTCACGCTCACGCCGATGCTGGCGACGAAGCTGCTCAAGAAGCGCGACGTGCAGCCGTGGTTCTACCGCAAGACGGAGCCGTTCTTCGAGCGGCTGACCGACGGCTACCGGCGGCTCCTCGACGGCTTTGTCGCCCGCCGCTGGGCCGCGCCCGTGACGATGGCGCTTGCGCTGGGCCTGACCGTCCTCTTTTTCCAGACGCTGCCGTCCGAACTCGCTCCGCTCGAAGACCGCAGTAACCTCCGCGCCTTCGCGACCGCACCCGAGGGTGCCACGTTCGAGTACATGGAGCGCTACGTCGGCGACCTGATCGACGTGGTCGAGCGCGAAGTGCCGGAGGTCGACGCGCTGATCACCGTGACCTCGCCCGGTTTCGGCGGCGGGTCGTCGGTCAACTCGGCGTTCGCGCGCATCCGACTCGTCCCGCCCAGCGAGCGCGAGCGCAGCCAACAGGAAATCGCCTCGGCGCTGTCGAGCGCGGTGCGCAGCCTCCCGGCGGCGCGGACGTTCATCTCGCAGGAGCAGACGATCTCCGTCGGGCGCGGCGGCGGGCAGCCGGTGCAGTACGTCCTCCAAGCTCCCAACCTCGCCAAGCTCGAAGCGGTCCTCCCCGCGTTCATGGAGCGGGCGCAGCAGGACCCGGCGTTCGCGTTCGTGAACGTGAACCTCAAGTTCACCAAGCCCGAGTTGCGCGTCGAGATCGACCGGGCGCGGGCGGAGAAGGTCGGCGTGTCGGTGCTCGACGTGGCGCAGACGCTGCAGTATGCGCTGAGCGAGTCGCGGCTGGGCTACTTCGTGGCGAACGGGCAGCAGTATCAGGTGATCGCGCAGGTGGACCGCGCCGACCGCGACGAGACCGTGGACCTGACGAGCCTGTCGGTCCGCGCGTCAAACGGCGACCCCATCCCGCTTGATGGATTGGTGACCGTGAGCGAGGCGAGCACGCCGCCGCAGCTCTTCCGCACCGACCGCTTCCTCTCGGCGACCGTCAGCGCCTCACTCGCGGACGGCGTTCCGCTGGCCGACGGCCTCGCCGCGATGGACGCCATCGCCGCCGACGTGCTCGACGCCTCGTTCTCGACTACGCTCTCGGGGCAGAGCCGCGACCTCGCCGAGAGCTCGGGCGGCATCGCGTTCGTGTTCGTGCTGGCGCTGCTGCTGATCTACCTCGTGCTCGCCGCGCAGTTCGAGAGCTTCCGCGACCCGTTCACGATCCTGCTGACGGTCCCGCTCGCGCTCGCAGGCGCGCTCCTGGCACTGTGGTACTTCAACCAGTCGCTCAACCTGTTCAGTCAGATCGGGCTCGTGATGCTGATCGGGCTCGTGACGAAGAACGCGATCCTGATCGTCGAATTCGCCAACCAGCGCCGCGCGGCCGGGCGCACGATCCACGAGGCCGCGCTGGACGCCGCTGCCGCGCGCTTCCGTCCCATCCTGATGACCGCCGCCTCGACGGTCCTCGGCGTGCTGCCGATCGCGCTGGCGCTCGGGGCCGGGGCGGAGAGCCGTATGCCGATGGGCA